ATCCATGCCACCCTGCGCACGCAGGGCGTCGGCGCTGGTCCAGGCCTCGATCCGCGCACCGCCCCAGGCCGACTGGATCAGCCCCATCGGCACCTTGACCGTCTTCTGCAGCTCCCGCGCGAAGTAGAAGCACGCGGCCGAAAACTCGCGCACCGTGTCCGGCGCCGCGGGTTGCCACGCGACCGCAGCCGCGAACGCCTCCTGCGGCGCGACCGCCGCGGCCTTGGGCACGGTGAGCAGACGGATGCTGGGCTGGGCGGCCGCGGCCAGTTCGCGGCTCGCATCCAGCGCGCGCCACACCGGCAGCTCCATGTTCGACTGCCCGGAACACAGCCACACATCGCCCACCAGCACATCGCGCACGACCTGGCGCGCCTGTCCCGCGCGCACCGTCATGTCGTAAGGACCGCCCGCGGCGACCGGCTTGAGCGTGGCACGCCAGTGGCCGCCGGCATCGGCGCGTGCGCTGACCGACTGCCGGGCGAAGGTCACCGACACCGTGGCACCCGGCGCGGCGTTCCCCCACACCGGCATCGGCCGGTCGCGCTGCAGCACGGCGTGATCCTGGAACAGCGCATGCAACAGCGGCGTCGCCGCGTCCTGCGCCACGCAGGGCGTGGCGCTGCACCCCAAGGCCGCCGCCAGCAACCAGCCCGTCCACGTGGTCGGCTTCATCGTCCATCTCCCGGTGCGGAAGGAAACTGCAGCGCCTGGTACCAGGCCAACGGATGCGGCGGCGCGGCTTCGCCCGCGGGCAACGGCCGTCCGCTCACCGACTGGAAATACGCCACGCTGGCATCGCGCCACCACTGCGCTTCGCGCAGCTGGATGCGCAGGAACGCCGCCACCTGCGCGTGCCGCTCGGCATCCACCTTGCCGCGCAGCCCGTCCCAGGTGGACTGCATGGCCTGCACCTGGCGCACGCCTTGCGTATAGCGCCCAACCAGTTCGTCCCACAACGGTCGTCCGGAGGCCATGCGGTGGTCCCACGGCACGTGGTGGAACCACAGCAGCAGCGACTCGGGCACCCGCGCCGGATCGCCATATACGGCCGCCACGTCCGGTGCGTACTGGCTCACCGCATTGCTGCCGCGCGCGGTGCGGTCGAAACCGATGCCATCGCGATCGGCGCGGTGGTAGTACACCGCCGTCCAGTCCGCGCGCGGGCCGCCGTCCACCCACGGGCCGGGACCGTAGTGGTGGCCGCGCGCCATCAGGTGGTGCAGGCCCAGCGGGGTCATGTAGTTCACCGCTGCCTCGCGCGAGCCCATCATCATCCCCACGATGGGCTGCACCACCTCCGGCGCCGGCGAGAACGTCATCGCCACCCAGTCCTCGGCGATGGCGCGGGCGGATTGGTGCGGATTCCAGGCCAGGCGGCCGAAGGCGTACCAGTTGGCCTGGTCGAAGTGCGAGCCGCTCCAGGTGCGGTCGTTGCCGATGTTGGCGACGCCGGCGATGCCGGTCAGGGCATGGCCCTCCAGCGTTCCGTCCACCACGTCCGCCACCGTGGAGCCCGCGCCGCGGGCACGGGTGTCGGACTGCAGTACCTCCTCGTACAGCGGCCCCAGGTACACCAGGTGCGTGGCGAAGCCCAGATACTCCTTGGTGATCTGCACCTCCAGCATCAGCGGCGTGCGCGGCATCGCGCCGAACAGCGGATGCAAGGGCTCGCGCGGCTGGAAGTCGATGGGCCCGTTCTTGACCTGCACGATCACGTTCGGGCGGAAAGCACCGTCGAGGCCGACGAACTCGGTGTACGCCTGCATGGCGCGATCCACCGGCACGTCGTGGGCATAGACGAAGGCCCGCCACATCACCACGCCGCCGTGCGGCGCCAGCGCATCGGCCAGCAGGTTGGCGCCGTCGGCATGCGAGCGGCCGTAGTCCTGCGGGCCGGGCTGTCCTTCGGAATTGGCCTTGACCAGGAAGCCGCCGAAATCCGGAATGCGCGCGTAGATCTCGGCGGCCTTGTCGCGCCACCAGCGCTGCACGGCCGGGTCGTGCGGATCGGCGGTCTTCAACCCACCCAGTTCGATCGGCGCGCTGAAGCGTGCGCTCAGGTACACGCGGATGCCGTAGGGCCGGAACACGTCCGCCAGCGCCGCCGCCTTGGCGAGGTAGGCCGGCGCCAGGCTCTGCGCGTTGGCATTGACGTTGTTCAACACCGTGCCGTTGATGCCGACCGAAGCATTGGCGCGCGCGTAGTCGGTGTAGCGCGGGTCGCGCCACTCCGGCAGGCTCTGCCAGTCCCACAACGAGCGGCCGGCATAACCGCGCTCGACATGGCCGTCCAGGTCGTCCCAATGGTCGAGCACGCGCAACTGGATCCGTGGCGACTCGCGCACCGCGAGCGCTTCGAGCGATGCGCCGGTCTGCAGCAGGCGCAGCAGATGGAACACCCCGTACAGCACGCCGATGTCACGCGGTGCCGCCACCAGCAGCACCGCGTGTCCGTCGATACGCGTGCGCTTGAGCAGGTAGCCCTCCTCGCCCAGCGCCGCGATCTCCTCGCGGAATGGCGCAAGCGCTGGCGACGACTGTGGCGTGCCCAGCACCACAGCGTGGTCGCCGGTCGCCGCGGCCCGCATCGCCGGCGCGCGTCCGAACAGGCCGCTAAGGCCACGCTCCAGTTCGTCGCGCGCCACACGCTGCGTCGGGCTCTGCTCCGGCGCCACCACTTCATCCAGGCGCATGCGCGCGTCTGTCGTGGGCGCAGCGCCTTGCGCCGGCACGTAACGCATCCACAGCGCAGCGCCGTCCTCCGCACGCACGCCGCCCGCGCAGGCCATCAGCGCGATGGCAGCACACGCCATCCAGTGACACCGAATGACATGCGAATGCCCACCAGGCAGCGCCAGCAAACCTTGTAAGCTGCGGGCGTGCCCGCGGCGCGGCAGCGTCAGCAAAAAGAAAGGGAACGCGTTTTGGACAAGCCGAAGAAAGCGGTCCGCCGCAAGACCAGCGGGGTGACGATCGACGAGGTGGCGGCCCTGGCCGGCGTCTCGCCGATGACCGTCTCGCGCGCGATCAACCAGGGCAAGGTGCGCGACGCCACGCGCGAGCGCGTGATGCGCGCGGTGCGCGAGCTGGGCTACACGCCCAACCTGGCCGCCAGTTCGCTGGCCGCCGCGCAGCACACGCGCATCGCCCTGATCTACACCAATCCCAGCGGCGCCTACCTGCGCGAACTGCTGGTTGGTTTGCTGCGCGTGGCGTCCAACGCCGCCATCCAGTTGGTCATCCATTACTGGGAAGACCTGGACGCCGACGCCGAGCGCAAGGCCGCGCGTGCCCTGGCCGGGCGCGTGGACGGCGTGATCCTGCCGCCGCCGTTGTGCGAGTCGCAGGCGGCGGTGACCGAATTGGTCAAGGCCGGCATCCCGGTGGTCGCGATCGCCGCGGGGCGCCTCAGCGACGCAATCTCCTGCGTGCGCATCGACGACTTCCACGCGGGCAAGGAGATGGCCGAACACCTGATCGGCCAGGGCCACCGGCGCATCGGCTTCATCCGCGGCCGCCAGGATCTCAGCGCCAGCGCGCGGCGCTACGAGGGCTTCGTCACCGCCCTGCAGGAGGCCGGGCTGAAGATCGAACCCGGCCTGGTCCAGCAGGGGGATTACACCTATCGCTCGGGCCTGGCCGCCGCCGAGAAACTGCTGTCGCAGCGGCGGCCACCGACCGCGATCTTCGCCAGCAACGACGACATGGGCGCGGCGGCGATCTCGGTCGCGCACCGGCGCGGCCTGGAGGTGCCGCGCGACCTGTCGGTGGTGGGCTTCGACGACACCTCGGCCGCCACCACCGTCTGGCCGGAACTCACCACCATCCACCAACCGATCGCCTCGATGGCCGACGCCGCCATCGACATCCTGCTGCGCAGCATCCGCCGCAAGCGCGACGACGCGCGCGTGTCCAGCGACCACGTGGTGCCGCACCGGCTGGTGCTGCGCGGTTCGGTCGCCAGCCCGCCCAAGGGGCGCTAGCGCAGGACACAGGCTCATGCGCTCGGGCATGCGACGGTGGTCTCCGCTTCGTTAAGCGCGCCGAGCGCGACCCGCGACACCGACAGCGTCATCGTGCCCGCCGTCGCCAATGCCCAGGGACGATCCAGCTTGCCCAGATCGGCGCCGGCCGCCGCCAGGCACTTGAGCGGCACGCCCACGCGCGTCCACTGGCCCAGCGGCAGGGTTGCGAGCGTCGGCCCGATCGCCACGCGCGCGGTGCAGCCGCTGCCGCAGCCGACCGCCAGCCACGCCTCGCCGCGCGGTGCGGCGTCCACCCGCAGCGTGGTCACCAGCATCAGGTCGCCGTTGCTCTCGCGCTGCAGGTCCAGCGGCGTATGCGACTGCAGCGCGACCACCGCTTCGCGCCCGCCCGACCAGGCGAGGCGGCGGCCGTCCTCCTGCGCCAGGTGATCGACGCCGGTGACGTTCAACAGCGCGCCGTCGAGCGATTCCGGCACGCGGGTGACGGTCACGCCCTGCCCGTTGCTTCCTTCCAGGCGCAGGGCCATGCCCGGGCCGGCCGCGCCGCGGGCGAAGAACACGCCGGCCGCACCTTCGTTTCCGGTGAGGCCGGAGACTTCCGGCAACCTGGCCAAGTTGCCGTTGTCGGCATAGCGCAGGCCGTAGCCGAAGGCGAACAGCGGGTCGTAGCCCTGTTGCCCCACGTTGTTGACGTATTGCGTGGCCGTGCGCGGCCAACTGAAGCTCAGTTTTCCCTTGAAGTCGTGCTGCACGCCGCCCTGCGCGGTGCGCAGCAACACGTCGGCGATACCCGCGCCTTCCGAACCGGGCAGCCATGCGGCCACGAAGGCATCGGCCGCATTGAGTTCGCGGTTGACCCACAGCGGGCGCCCGCTGAGGAACACCGCGACCACGGGAATGCCGTCGGCCTTGAGCCGCTTGATCAGCGCCAGGTCGGTGTCGTCGCCCGGCTTGTAGGCCAGGGTCGGCCGATCGCCCTGGAACTCCGCGTACGGGTTCTCGCCGAACACCACCACCGCGACGTCCGGCTTGGTCGTGTACTTGCCGTCGACCGCCAGCACGGCCTCGCCGCCCGCGGCCTTGGCCTGCTGCGCGAAACCTTCGTAGATGGTGTCCGCATTCGGGAAGTCCTTGCGGGTGGTGCCGGTGCCCTGCCAGTTCAGCGTCCAGCCGCCGGCCTGCTTGCCGACGTCGTTGGCGCCGTCGCCGGCCACCAGGATGCGCTGCTTCGGCGACAGCGGCAGCAGACCGCCCTGGTTCTTCAGCAGCACCAGCGACTCGCGCACCGCCTGCCGTGCCACCGCCCGATGCGCCGGTGCGCCGATCAGCGCGAACTGCCCACCGACCGCGCGCGCCGACGGCTTGCCCGCCTCGAACAGGCCCAGCCGCATCTTGACCCGCAGGATCCGGCGCACCGCATCGTCCAGGCGTTGCCGGGAAATGGTGCCGTTCTTCGCCGCCGCCAGCGTGGTGGTGTAGAAGCCCTTCCAACTGTCCGAGGCCATGGCCATGTCCAGGCCGGCGTTGATGGTGGTGGGGCAATCGGTCGGCGTGCAGCCCTTGACCTGTCCGTGGCCGTTCCAGTCGCCGACCACGAAGCCACCGAAGTGCATGCGCCCCTTCAGCGCGTCGGTCAGGTAGGTCTTGTGACCATGCATCTTTTCGCCGTTGACGCTGTTGAACGAGGCCATCGCGGTCTGCGCACCGGCGGCGATGGCCGGGGGATAGCCCGCGGCGTGGATGCGGACCAGCTCGGCCTCACTGATCCTGGTGTCGCCCTGGTCACGGCCGTCGGTGGTGCCGCCATCGCCCAGGAAGTGCTTGACAGAGGCGATCACGTGGCGGCCATCGAGGAACGCTGGCGTGCCCACCTTGCCCTGCAGCCCTTCGACCATCGCGCCGGCGTAGCTGGCCACCACCGCGGGCGATTCGGAATAGCCCTCGTAGGTGCGTCCCCAGCGATCGTCCTGCGGCACCGCCACGGTCGGCGCGAAGGTCCACTCCATGCCGGTGGCGCGCGTTTCCAGCGCGGTGATTTCGCCGATCCGGCGCAGCAGCGCCGGATTGCGGGTCGCGCCCAGACCGATGTTGTGCGGGAACAGCGTGGCGCCGACGATGTTGCTCTGCCCGTGCACGGCATCGATGCCGAACAGCACCGGAATCGCCTTGCCGCCGTGCGAGGTGTCCATCGACACCGCATAGAACGCATCGGCCAGCGCCAGCCATTCGGCCGGCGCGGCGTCGTAGCGGCCGCCAGGATCGGAATTGCCGCCGGCCAGGATCGACCCCAGGCGATAGGTGCGTACGTCCTCCGGCGTCAGGCTGCCGATATCGCCCTGCACCAGCTGGCCGACCTTTTCCTCCACCGTCATGGTGGCGATCAGGTCGGTGAGGCGCTGTTCCAGCGCGGGATCCTCGGGCAGCGGCCAGTTCACGCTGGGCCAGGGGCTGGCCTCCACGCGGGCGGGCGCCGCGGCCTGGACGTCGCCCTTGCACACGGCGAGCGCGAGCAGCAGCGCGGCCAGCAACGCGCCGCTGTGGCGGGTGGAATCGGTGTCGGTCACGGCGCTGCTCCTTGCCGCCGCGCTCAGCGCAGCAGGTACTGGTTGATCAGGTTCTCGTAGCGCTCCTGGCGGCCGCTGATCTGCCGCGGCTCGCCGCCCTTCGCGCCTAATGCGGCCAGCTCGACGAGGCCGAGCGCACCGCGCGCGAAGTCCTGGCCGGCGCCGCTGTCGAAGCTGGCATAGCGCTCCTGGCGCCACTGTTCCCAGGGCGAGTCGGTGAGCAGCGCGTGGGCCACTTCCAGTCCGCGGGCGAAGGCATCCATGCCGCCGATGTGGGCAATGAACAGATCCTCCAGCTCGGTGGACTCGCGGCGCACCTTGGCGTCGAAGTTCAGGCCGCCCTCCAGGCCACCCTGGCGCAGTACCACCAGCATGGCGCCCACGGTGTCGTACAGGTCGGTGGGGAACTGGTCGGTATCCCAGCCGTTCTGCGCGTTGCCGCGGTTGGCATCGATGCTGCCCAGCAGGCCGTGGTCGGACGCCACCTGCAGGTCGTGTTCGAAGGTGTGGCCCGACAGCGTGGCGTGGTTGGCCTCGATATTGAGCTTGAAGTCCTTGTCCAGGCCATGCTGCTTCAGGAAGCCCGCCACCGTCGCGCTGTCGAAGTCGTACTGATGCTTCATCGGCTCCATCGGCTTGGGCTCGATCAGGAAGTTGCCCTTCAGGCCGATGCTGCGGCCGTAGTCGCGCGCCATGGTCAGGAAGCGCGCGAAGTGCTCCAGTTCGCGCTTCATCTGCGTATTGACCAGCGAGGCATAGCCTTCGCGGCCGCCCCAGAACACGTAATGCTCGCCGCCCAGCTCCACCGTCGCCTCCAGCGCCGCCTTCACCTGCACGGCGGCGCGCGCCACCACGGCGAAATCGGGATTGGTCGCGGCACCGTTCATGTAGCGCGGATGCGAGAACAGATTGGCCGTGCCCCACAGCAGTTTCATGCCGGTCGCGTCCTGGCGCGCCTTGGCCAGGCCGACCATGTGCTTGAGGTTCTTCTCGTACTGCCCGGCATCGTCGGCGTCCGGCGCCAGGTCGATGTCGTGGAAGCACCAGTACGGCACGCCGAGCTTGGTGAAGAACTCGAACGCCGCATCCACTTTCGCCTCGGCGCTGGCCAGCGGCGCACCGACCTCCCAGAGGAAGTGGCGCGTGCCCGGGCCGAACGGATCCTGCCCGGCGTTGCAGAAGGTGTGCCAGTAGCAGACCGCGAAGCGCAGATGGTCCTGCATGGTCTTGCCGCCGACGACCTTGTTGGCGTCATAGACCTTGAAGGCCAGCGGGTTGTCCGAGCCGCGGCCCTCGAAGGGGATGCGGCCGATGCCGGGGAAGTATTCCTTGGCGCCGATGAAGGGCTGGGTGTGCATGGTGCGGGTTCCTGTCGTGGTGGGAGGGAGTGCGAAACGGAGGATCAACCGCGGAACAGCGGCATGACGGCATCGAGGTAGCGCAGGAAGCGCGCATAGGCCGCGGCATAGGCCTGGGTGCGCGCCGGATCCGGACGGGCGGACAGCTGCGGATCGACCGCCACATGCTGTTGCGCGATGTCGGCGATGGAAGCGGCATCGCCGCGTGCCAGGCCCACGGCCCACAGCGCCTGCAAGGCCGCGCCGAACGCCGCGCCTTCCGGCTGCGCGGGCACGTCCACCGGCAGGCCGAACACATCGGCCACCAATTGCCGCCACGCGCCGCTGTGGCTTCCGCCGCCGGTCAGCACGATGCGCTCGAACTGCATGCCGGCACGCACGAAGGCGTCGAAGCCGTACTTCAGGCTGTACGTCGCCCCTTCCATCGCCGCGCGATAGAGGTGGGCCGGGGTCATGTTGTGCGTGTCCAGGCCCGCCAGCACCCCCTTGCCCAGCGGCAGGTCGGGCGTGCGCTCGCCGTTGAGGAACGGCAGCATCACCAGTCCGTCGGCGCCGGGCGCGGTGGCGTGCAGGTGCGCATCGCCGTCGCGGGTGCTGAAGCCGAACGCGGCGGCGACCTGCTCGGTCGCCACGGTGCAGTTCATCGTGCAGATCAGCGGCAACCAGCCGCCGGTGGAGGAGCAGAACGCGGCCCACGCGCCGTCCGGGTCGACCACCGGCGTGTCGGAGTAGGCGAACAGGGTGCCGGAGGTGCCCAGGCTCATCGCCAGGCGGCCGGGCACGACGCAGCCGGTGCCGATGGCCGCCATCATGTTGTCGCCGCCGCCGACGGCGACCTTCAGCGTCGCCGGCACGCCGAGCAAGTTGGCCGCGGCCGGGTCGATGTCGAACAAGGCATCGGGTGCGGCCAGGCGCGGCAGGCAGTCCGCCAGATCGCGCTGCGGATCGGTGGCGCGCAGCAGCTCGGTCGACCAGGTGCGGGTGCGCACGTCCAGCCAGCCCGTGCCCGACGCATCGCCGTATTCGCAGAAGCGCTGGCCGGTCAGTACGAAGTTGAGGTAGTCGTGCGGCAGCAGAATGGTCGCGAGGCGCGCATACGCCTCGGGCCGATGGGTCTTGGTCCACGGCAGCTTGGACGCGGTGTAGCCGGCCAGGATCGGGTTGCCCGCCAGCGCGATGGTGCGCGCCGCGCCGCCGAGCGCGTCCATGATCTGCACGCACTCGGCCGAGGTGCTGGTGTCGCACCACAGCTTGGCAGGTGCCAGCACCTCGCCTGCCGCATCGACCGGCACGAACCCATGCTGCTGGCCCGAGACCGCCAGCGCGGCGATGCACGAGCGCAGCGCAGGGTCGATGGCGTGGAAGCAGGCCTGCAGGGCCGCGACCCAGTTGGCCGGATGTTGTTCACGGCTGCCATCGGCGGTGGAATGCAACTCCAGCGGCGCGCTGCTGCTGGCCACGACGCTGCGCCCGACCGGGTCATAGACCACGACCTTCAGGCTCTGCGTTCCCGCATCGATTCCGGCTACCAGTTCCCGTTCTTCCACGTCGTACCGCCTTTTCGTTAGCGCTATCATTTTTGGACGGCAGCGTGTGTGCCGTTACGCCAGGGACACGCTCCGCTGCCAGACGTCCGGGGTCGCCTTGCAGTAGCGTTCGATGAACTCCGCCTGCGATGGCATCGCCGCGCTGGCCTGCTGCAGCGGCTGCCGGATCCGCGTCAGCAGCGTGCGCAGATCCGCATCGCCGATGGCGGCGGCCAGCGGATGCGGCGGTCCCGGCTGGATGCCCTGCCCCAGCAACACGCTGGTCCAGGAATCCACGCGGAACAGCTCGCCCGGGTCCTGCCAGGCGTGCGCCCGTTCGCGCCAGGCGCGCAGCCGGATCGCCAGCGACTCCGGCAGCGCCATCTCGCGGCAGGCTTTCCACATCGGCTCGTCGCGCTGGGTGGCGTGGTAGTGCAGGATGATGAAATCGCGTACGTGTTCCATCTCCTGGCGGCTGACCGTGTTGTACAGCTCCACCAGCGCCGGGCTGATGCCGTCGTGGGGAAACAGCTGGATCAGGCGCACCACGGCGCTGATGGTCAGGTGGATGCTGGTCGATTCCAGCGGCTCGATGAAGCCACTGGCCAGGCCCAACGCCACCACGTTCTTGTTCCACGCCTGCAGCCTGCGCCCGCTGCGGAACGGCACCAGCCACGGGTCGCGCAGCGGCGGACCGTCGACGTCGCGCAGCAGCTTGGCGTGCGCCTCGTCGTCGGACATGTGCCGACTGGAGAACACCAACCCGCAACCGACCCGGTGCTGGAGCGCGATATGCCAGCGCCACCCGGCCTCGTGCGCGATGGCACGGGTATACGGCACCGGCGGCGCGACCGCCTCGGTCTGCACCGCCACGGCGCGATCGCTGGGCAACCACTCGCGCCAGTCTTCGTAGCCGGTGTGCAGGGTCTGCTCGGTCAGCAGACCGCGGAAGCCGGTGCAGTCGATGAACAGGTCGCCTTCGATGAGCTGCCCGTCTGCCAGCAGCAGCGACGCGACGGAGCCGTCGTGCGCATGCTGCCGCACTTCGCGGATCTGCCCTTCCACCCGGCGCAAGCCGTAGCCTTCGGCCTTCCTGCGCAGGAACTTCGCGTAGAGCGCGGCGTCGAAGTGATAGGCGTAGTTGACCTGCGGCTGGGTCTCCAGCGAGAACCGGTCCGCACGCGAGGCGACGCTTTCCAGGCAGAAATCGCCCAGGTCCGACGGCATGCCGCGGCGCAGGCTGTCCAGCCAGAAATGATGGAACGGCGTGGCCCAGGTGCCCTGCCCGATCGTGCCGAACGGATGGATGAAACGATCGCCCGGACGGCGCCAATGTTCGAACGAGATCGACAGCTTGAACGTGCCGGCCACGGCGCGCAGGAACTCCTGTTCGTCGATCTGCAGAAAGCGGTGAAAGGTGCGGATCGGCGGCACGGTCGACTCGCCGACGCCCACGGTGCCGATCTGCTCGGACTCCACCAGGGTGATGTCCAGGCGATCGCGGAACTGGTGGGCCAGCGCGCAGCCGGCCAGCCAGCCCGCGGTGCCGCCGCCGGCGATGACGACCTTGCGGATGCGTCCGTCCGTGGTGTTGGCCAGGTTCACGACAATATCCCCATCAGCGGTTGAGCCGCGCCAGCAACTGCGCGCGCACCCGGCGCGCCCGTGCCTCGTCGAACGGGGCCAGTTCGCCCCGGGCGGCTTCGGGCAGGTGCTGCCCTGCGCGCTCGCCGGGGCCGAACACGTAGTAATCGAAGAGCTTGGCCCAGGCCTGCTTCTCGCGCGCCGGCAGATCGCGCAGCGCCCACATCGCATGCTGCAGCGCCGTCAGCGGCGAGGGCAGGAAGGCCGGCGCACTGCGCCACCAGTAGTTCACCAGCACATTGAACTGTGCCAGGCTGCGCACGTGGTGCCACCACATGCTCGGGATGAACAGCGCATCGCCCGGCTCCAACTCGGCGTGCCGCGCGCTGGCGAGGGCATCGCGGAAGCGCGGATAACGCGCGAAGTCGGGGCGGTCGACATCGACCACGCTGACCACCTGGCCGCCCGGCGTGGGGTCCAGCGGCCCCGGATACAGGTTGTCGATCTGCTCCGGCGGAAACAGGGTGACGCGGCGCCGGCCCACGGCACAGCAGGCCAGGTTGTCCGGCGTGTCGAAATGGCAGGAGGCGGTCACGCGGTTGCCGATCCAGATGCTCGCCAGTGCATCGATGCCCTGCCCGGCCAGGCCGGCGTCGTTGGCCTGCGCGAAGCCGGGCAGCGCCCGCGCGATCGGCAGCGAGGCGACATAGTAGGTGGGCGGCCGCGGATCCTCGAAGGTGGCGGCGATCGCCTCCAGCACCTGCGTGAGCGGTCCGCGGCGGACCTCGAAATTCAACGCGGTGAACTCGGCGTTGTAGAACGGGCGTCCTTCGATCCTGGGTTCGCCGAAGGAATACGGAACAGGCACGCCCGCATCGAACCCGCGCAGGTAGGCCATTGCGTCCTGCGTGGAGCGCAGCCCCGCCTGCACCAGCCCCCAGTCGCGCGCGATGCCGCGCAACACCACCGGCTCCCCCGCCGCCACCAGGTCCTGCAGTGGCAGCGCGGTGGGCTGCACGCCCTCCAGTGTCCGCATGGCGCCGCCGTCCGGCATGCTCAGTTCCTGCCTGCCGCGCCGGCGGCATCCTGCAGGCGCAGGCGTCGCTGCTTTTCGGCGATCAGGCGGCGCATGTTATGCAGCGAGGCCAACATCAGGAACGCCCCTTCCAGATAGCCGGCGCGGTTGAGCGCGGCCAGCGCGGTACCGTCCAATTGGACCAGGCGCTCGCGGTCGATCGCGTGCAAGCCGTTGACGCCGACCCGATGCTGCGCATCGAGTTGCACGTCGAGCGTCACCGGCTGGATCAGCCCGTGCGCATCGAGCGCGGCGAACATGTCCGCGCCGAAGGCGTTGCCCTCGTGGATGCCGCGCAGCACCGTGGCGATGTGGTCGAGATAGGGCGTGTTGCCGCCCTGCGGCAGGAACACCGGCTCGCCCTGCATCGCCGTCACCCGCGGATGCTCCATGTCCACGTGCAGGACCGCTTCCTGAGTGAGCACGCCATCGACCCGCTGCTCCTGGAAGCCGATCAGGAACGGCCCCTTGGCCGCCGCCCCGGGCAGATACGAGGCCGCCCAGCGCCGCTCCTGCAGGAACAGGTTCTCGTGCTGCTCGAAGCCCAGCAGCGCCACCGACTGCCAGGCGCCGTCCGCCGGGTCCTTGCGCAGGAAGATCGGATACTCCCGCTGCAACTCGGCGAACTCGCTCGGGTAGGCCGGCAGCATGCCCACCGCGTCGCCGAACTCCGGCCCGAAGTCGGTGGCCACGCGCAGGTCGCGATGAGCGATGTTGTTGAGCATTTCGTAACGCGGCATCGTGTTGCGCACTCCCGGTTGACGCCTTGCAGCGGACGCCGCCGCGAGCGCAGCGGCGTCGGTGGGCACGCGAAGAGAAACTCCCCGCCTTCTTCAGAACCTGTAGCGAACGCCCAGCATGTAACGCGGACTCTGGTCGGCCAGCTTCACGATCATCTGCGAGGTACGCGAGCGCCAGCGCACGTCCTCGCCAGTCAGGTTGATCGCTTCCAGGCCGAACGACCAGTTGTCGTTCAACGTGTAGTTCACGCTGAGGTCCCACTGTTCGTAGGGTTCCACATAGTACGGGTTGCGGCTGGTGCCCTGGTTGGCCAGGATCAGGTACTGGTCGCGCCAGTTCCAGGCCAGGCGCACCGACCAGCCGTACTTCTCGTACATCAGCACCGCGTTGGCGGTGTCGCTCAGGCCGGTGAGCGCGAACTGGTCGATGCCCGGGTCGCCACCGTTGTCGTAGCCGACGTCGCCCTTGACGATGGTGTAGTTGGCGAGGATGCCGAACCCGGTATCGCCGAGGAAGTACTGCCCGCCGAGCTCCCAGCCGTGCAGCTTGGCCTGGTTCTGGTTGATCGGGCGGTTGACGTTGAACTCGTACAGCGGGTCGTCGGCCTCGCCGTAGAGATCGTAGGCCGCTTCGGTCGCCAGCACCTGCGCACCGGTGCCGTTGTAGGCAGCCAGGCCGGCCGGGTTGTTGCGCAGCAGGGCCAGCGCGGTGAACAGCGAGGTATCGTTGGCCGAGCACGCCGCCGCATTGGCCGGGCCGACCTGGGCCAGACAGGCGCCGCTGGTGAGGAACGCCAGCGCCGTCCTCGCGTCCGGACCGGAGGTCGGATCGCGCAGGCCGTACAGGTTCTCCTGCACCACGGTGTTGCCGATGAAGTTGTTGACCGACTTGTTCCAGTACGTCACCGACAGATAGCTCGCGTCGGCGAAGTACCACTCCAGCG
This genomic stretch from Xanthomonas sacchari harbors:
- a CDS encoding alpha-glucuronidase family glycosyl hydrolase, yielding MACAAIALMACAGGVRAEDGAALWMRYVPAQGAAPTTDARMRLDEVVAPEQSPTQRVARDELERGLSGLFGRAPAMRAAATGDHAVVLGTPQSSPALAPFREEIAALGEEGYLLKRTRIDGHAVLLVAAPRDIGVLYGVFHLLRLLQTGASLEALAVRESPRIQLRVLDHWDDLDGHVERGYAGRSLWDWQSLPEWRDPRYTDYARANASVGINGTVLNNVNANAQSLAPAYLAKAAALADVFRPYGIRVYLSARFSAPIELGGLKTADPHDPAVQRWWRDKAAEIYARIPDFGGFLVKANSEGQPGPQDYGRSHADGANLLADALAPHGGVVMWRAFVYAHDVPVDRAMQAYTEFVGLDGAFRPNVIVQVKNGPIDFQPREPLHPLFGAMPRTPLMLEVQITKEYLGFATHLVYLGPLYEEVLQSDTRARGAGSTVADVVDGTLEGHALTGIAGVANIGNDRTWSGSHFDQANWYAFGRLAWNPHQSARAIAEDWVAMTFSPAPEVVQPIVGMMMGSREAAVNYMTPLGLHHLMARGHHYGPGPWVDGGPRADWTAVYYHRADRDGIGFDRTARGSNAVSQYAPDVAAVYGDPARVPESLLLWFHHVPWDHRMASGRPLWDELVGRYTQGVRQVQAMQSTWDGLRGKVDAERHAQVAAFLRIQLREAQWWRDASVAYFQSVSGRPLPAGEAAPPHPLAWYQALQFPSAPGDGR
- a CDS encoding LacI family DNA-binding transcriptional regulator translates to MDKPKKAVRRKTSGVTIDEVAALAGVSPMTVSRAINQGKVRDATRERVMRAVRELGYTPNLAASSLAAAQHTRIALIYTNPSGAYLRELLVGLLRVASNAAIQLVIHYWEDLDADAERKAARALAGRVDGVILPPPLCESQAAVTELVKAGIPVVAIAAGRLSDAISCVRIDDFHAGKEMAEHLIGQGHRRIGFIRGRQDLSASARRYEGFVTALQEAGLKIEPGLVQQGDYTYRSGLAAAEKLLSQRRPPTAIFASNDDMGAAAISVAHRRGLEVPRDLSVVGFDDTSAATTVWPELTTIHQPIASMADAAIDILLRSIRRKRDDARVSSDHVVPHRLVLRGSVASPPKGR
- a CDS encoding exo 1,3/1,4-beta-D-glucan glucohydrolase, with the protein product MCKGDVQAAAPARVEASPWPSVNWPLPEDPALEQRLTDLIATMTVEEKVGQLVQGDIGSLTPEDVRTYRLGSILAGGNSDPGGRYDAAPAEWLALADAFYAVSMDTSHGGKAIPVLFGIDAVHGQSNIVGATLFPHNIGLGATRNPALLRRIGEITALETRATGMEWTFAPTVAVPQDDRWGRTYEGYSESPAVVASYAGAMVEGLQGKVGTPAFLDGRHVIASVKHFLGDGGTTDGRDQGDTRISEAELVRIHAAGYPPAIAAGAQTAMASFNSVNGEKMHGHKTYLTDALKGRMHFGGFVVGDWNGHGQVKGCTPTDCPTTINAGLDMAMASDSWKGFYTTTLAAAKNGTISRQRLDDAVRRILRVKMRLGLFEAGKPSARAVGGQFALIGAPAHRAVARQAVRESLVLLKNQGGLLPLSPKQRILVAGDGANDVGKQAGGWTLNWQGTGTTRKDFPNADTIYEGFAQQAKAAGGEAVLAVDGKYTTKPDVAVVVFGENPYAEFQGDRPTLAYKPGDDTDLALIKRLKADGIPVVAVFLSGRPLWVNRELNAADAFVAAWLPGSEGAGIADVLLRTAQGGVQHDFKGKLSFSWPRTATQYVNNVGQQGYDPLFAFGYGLRYADNGNLARLPEVSGLTGNEGAAGVFFARGAAGPGMALRLEGSNGQGVTVTRVPESLDGALLNVTGVDHLAQEDGRRLAWSGGREAVVALQSHTPLDLQRESNGDLMLVTTLRVDAAPRGEAWLAVGCGSGCTARVAIGPTLATLPLGQWTRVGVPLKCLAAAGADLGKLDRPWALATAGTMTLSVSRVALGALNEAETTVACPSA